One genomic segment of Manis javanica isolate MJ-LG chromosome 7, MJ_LKY, whole genome shotgun sequence includes these proteins:
- the ZEB2 gene encoding zinc finger E-box-binding homeobox 2 isoform X2 produces MKQPIMADGPRCKRRKQANPRRKNVVNYDNVVDTGSETDEEDKLQIAEDDGIANPLDQERSPASVPNHESSPHVNQALLPREEEEDEIREGGVEHTWHTNDILQASVDGPEEMKDDYDTMGPEATIQTAVNNGTVKNANCTSDFEEYFAKRKLEERDGHAVSIEEYLQRSDTAIIYPEAPEELSRLGTPEANGQEENDLPPGTPDAFAQLLTCPYCDRGYKRLTSLKEHIKYRHEKNEENFSCPLCSYTFAYRTQLERHMVTHKPGTDQHQMLTQGAGNRKFKCTECGKAFKYKHHLKEHLRIHSGEKPYECPNCKKRFSHSGSYSSHISSKKCIGLISVNGRMRNSIKTGSSPNSVSSSPTNSAITQLRNKLENGKPLSMSEQTGLLKIKTEPLDFNDYKVLMATHGFSGTSPFMNGALGATSPLGVHPSAQSPMQHLGVGMEAPLLGFPTMNSNLSEVQKVLQIVDNTVSRQKMDCKAEEISKLKGYHMKDPCSQPEEQGVTSPNIPPVGLPVVSHNGATKSIIDYTLEKVNEAKACLQSLTTDSRRQISNIKKEKLRTLIDLVTDDKMIENHNISTPFSCQFCKESFPGPIPLHQHERYLCKMNEEIKAVLQPHDNIVPSKAGVFVDNKTLLLSSVLSEKGMTSPINPYKDHMSVLKAYYAMNMEPNSDELLKISIAVGLPQEFVKEWFEQRKVYQYSNSRSPSLERNSKPLAANSNPSTKDCLLPRSPVKPMDSITSPSIAELHNSVTNCDPPLRLTKPSHFPSMKPVEKLDHSRSNTPSPLNLSSTSSKNSHSSSYTPNSFSSEELQAEPLDLSLPKQMREPKSITATKNKTKASSVNLDHNSVSSSSENSDEPLNLTFIKKEFSNSNNLDKSTNPVFGMNPFSAKPLYTALPPQSAFPPASFMPPVQTSIPGLRPYPGLDQMSFLPHMAYTYPTGAATFADMQQRRKYQRKQGFQGELLDGAQDYMSGLDDMTDSDSCLSRKKIKKTESGMYACDLCDKTFQKSSSLLRHKYEHTGKRPHQCQICKKAFKHKHHLIEHSRLHSGEKPYQCDKCGKRFSHSGSYSQHMNHRYSYCKREAEEREAAEREAREKGPLEPAELLLSRAYLQSMTPQGYSDSEERESMPRDGESEKEHEKEGEDGYEKLGRREGDEEFEEEEEESENKSMDTDPETIRDEEETGDHSMDDSSEDGKMETKSDHEEDNMEDGM; encoded by the exons AAGAAATGAAGGACGACTATGACACTATGGGGCCGGAAGCCACGATCCAGACCGCGGTCAACAATGGTACAG TTAAGAATGCAAATTGCACATCAGACTTTGAAGAATACTTTGCCAAAAGAAAACTGGAGGAGCGCGATGGCCATGCAGTCAGCATCGAGGAGTACCTGCAGCGCAGTGACACAGCCATTATTTACCCAGAAGCCCCTGAGGAGCTGTCTCGCCTTGGCACGCCAGAGGCCAATGGGCAAGAAGAAAATG ACCTGCCACCTGGAACTCCAGATGCTTTTGCCCAACTGCTGACCTGCCCCTACTGCGACCGGGGCTACAAGCGCTTGACATCCCTGAAGGAGCACATCAAGTACCGCCACGAGAAGAATGAGGAGAACTTTTCCTGCCCTCTTTGTAGCTACACGTTTGCCTACCGCACCCAGCTCGAGCGGCATATGGTGACGCACAAGCCAGGGACAGATCAG caCCAAATGCTGACCCAAGGAGCAGGTAATCGCAAGTTCAAATGCACAGAGTGCGGCAAAGCCTTCAAATATAAACACCATCTAAAAGAGCACCTGCGCATTCACAGTG gTGAAAAACCATATGAGTGCCCAAACTGCAAGAAACGTTTCTCCCATTCTGGTTCCTACAGTTCACACATCAGCAGCAAGAAATGTATTGGTTTAATCTCTGTTAATGGCCGAATGAGAAACAGTATCAAGACGGGTTCTTCTCCCAATTCCGTTTCTTCTTCTCCTACTAATTCAGCTATTACCCAGTTAAGAAACAAATTGGAGAATGGAAAGCCACTTAGTATGTCTGAACAAACAGGcttacttaaaattaaaacagaaccaCTAGACTTCAATGACTATAAAGTTCTTATGGCCACACACGGGTTTAGTGGCACTAGTCCCTTTATGAATGGCGCACTTGGTGCCACCAGCCCTTTAGGAGTCCATCCATCCGCTCAAAGTCCGATGCAGCACTTAGGGGTAGGGATGGAAGCCCCTTTACTTGGATTTCCCACAATGAATAGTAACTTAAGTGAGGTACAAAAGGTTCTACAGATTGTGGACAATACGGTTTCCAGGCAAAAAATGGACTGCAAGGCTGAAGAAATTTCAAAGTTGAAAGGTTATCACATGAAGGATCCATGCTCTCAACCTGAGGAACAAGGAGTCACTTCTCCTAATATTCCACCTGTAGGTCTTCCAGTCGTGAGTCATAATGGTGCCACTAaaagtattattgactatacatTAGAAAAAGTTAATGAAGCCAAAGCTTGCCTCCAGAGCTTGACTACTGACTCAAGGAGACAGATCAGTAATATAAAGAAAGAGAAGCTCCGTACTTTAATAGACCTGGTCACCGATGATAAAATGATTGAGAACCACAACATATCCACTCCATTTTCATGCCAGTTTTGCAAAGAAAGTTTTCCTGGCCCCATTCCCCTGCATCAGCATGAACGCTACCTTTGTAAGATGAACGAAGAGATCAAGGCAGTCCTGCAACCTCATGACAACATCGTCCCCAGCAAAGCCGGAGTTTTTGTTGATAATAAAACCCTCCTCTTGTCATCTGTACTTTCTGAGAAAGGAATGACAAGCCCCATCAACCCATACAAGGACCACATGTCTGTACTTAAGGCATATTATGCTATGAACATGGAGCCCAACTCTGATGAACTGCTGAAAATTTCCATTGCTGTGGGCCTTCCTCAGGAATTTGTGAAGGAATGGTTTGAGCAACGAAAAGTCTACCAATATTCAAATTCCAGGTCACCATCACTGGAAAGGAACTCCAAGCCGTTAGCTGCCAACAGTAACCCTTCTACAAAAGACTGTTTATTACCCAGGTCTCCCGTCAAACCTATGGACTCCATCACGTCACCGTCTATAGCAGAACTCCACAACAGCGTTACGAATTGTGACCCTCCTCTCAGGCTAACAAAACCTTCCCACTTTCCCAGTATGAAACCTGTTGAGAAATTGGACCACTCAAGGAGCAACACTCCCTCTCCCTTAAATCTTTCCTCCACATCTTCTAAAAACTCCCACAGTAGTTCTTACACTCCAAACAGCTTCTCTTCGGAGGAGCTCCAGGCTGAGCCTTTGGACTTGTCGTTACCAAAACAAATGAGAGAACCCAAAAGTATTACAGCCACAAAGAACAAGACGAAAGCTAGCAGTGTAAATTTAGACCATAACAGTGTTTCTTCATCCTCCGAAAACTCAGATGAGCCTCTAAACTTGACTTTTATCAAGAAGGAGTTTTCAAATTCCAATAATCTGGACAAGAGCACTAATCCAGTGTTCGGCATGAACCCATTTAGTGCCAAACCTTTATACACGGCTCTCCCTCCACAAAGCGCATTTCCCCCTGCCTCTTTCATGCCACCAGTCCAGACCAGTATCCCTGGGCTACGACCATACCCGGGACTGGATCAGATGAGTTTCCTACCACACATGGCCTATACCTACCCAACGGGAGCAGCTACATTTGCTGACATGCAGCAAAGGAGAAAGTACCAGCGGAAACAAGGATTTCAG GGAGAATTGCTTGATGGAGCACAAGACTACATGTCAGGCCTAGATGACATGACAGACTCCGATTCCTGTCTATCTCGAAAGAAGATCAAGAAGACAGAGAGTGGCATGTATGCATGTGACTTATGTGACAAGACATTCCAGAAAAGCAGTTCCCTTCTGCGACATAAATACGAACACACAG GAAAAAGACCCCATCAGTGTCAGATTTGTAAGAAAGCGTTTAAACACAAGCACCACCTTATCGAGCACTCGAGGCTGCACTCAGGCGAGAAGCCCTATCAGTGTGATAAATGTGGCAAGCGCTTCTCACACTCGGGCTCGTACTCGCAGCACATGAACCACAGGTATTCGTACTGCAAGCGGGAGGCGGAGGAGCGGGAAGCGGCGGAGCGCGAGGCGCGCGAGAAGGGGCCCTTGGAGCCCGCCGAGCTGCTGCTGAGCCGGGCTTACTTGCAGAGCATGACGCCTCAGGGGTACTCTGACTCGGAGGAGCGGGAGAGCATGCCGCGGGATGGCGAGAGCGAGAAGGAGCACGAGAAGGAGGGCGAGGATGGCTACGAGAAGCTGGGGAGACGGGAGGGTGACGAGGAGTtcgaggaggaagaggaagaaagtgaaaataaaagtatGGATACGGATCCCGAGACGATACGAGATGAAGAGGAGACTGGAGATCACTCCATGGACGATAGTTCAGAGGATGGGAAAATGGAAACCAAATCAGACCACGAGGAAGACAATATGGAAGACGGCATGTAA